A portion of the Simkania negevensis Z genome contains these proteins:
- a CDS encoding FKBP-type peptidyl-prolyl cis-trans isomerase, which yields MMIWNKWCFFLATFLSLTCCCSEENKNEPIQKHQSEVSEDLAQLLWNIMQTYEGEYSFKELVVNLWKLNAGRQESKALDECFASLMESLEKKAIDQEIINLQIADSYLQKLKTMNDIHELVQNKLYYKIIIPGTGEAVKDLSRSSPLISFKEKTINGEILSENTSGIRLPFSEVIAGLQNGLEGIRVGEKREIFIHPDLAYGEFPKPEPYSLIVIEVTLISL from the coding sequence ATGATGATTTGGAATAAATGGTGCTTTTTTCTAGCAACTTTTCTTTCTCTGACTTGTTGCTGTTCAGAAGAGAATAAAAATGAGCCAATTCAAAAACATCAATCAGAAGTCTCTGAAGATCTTGCTCAACTTCTTTGGAATATCATGCAAACTTATGAGGGTGAATACTCTTTCAAAGAGCTCGTTGTTAATCTTTGGAAGCTCAATGCAGGAAGACAAGAATCTAAGGCTTTGGATGAATGCTTTGCGTCCTTAATGGAATCTTTAGAGAAAAAAGCAATTGATCAGGAGATTATAAATCTTCAAATTGCTGATTCTTACCTACAAAAGCTAAAAACAATGAATGATATTCATGAGTTAGTCCAAAACAAGCTCTATTACAAAATAATAATTCCCGGAACAGGTGAGGCTGTCAAGGATTTGAGTCGCTCTTCTCCATTAATCTCTTTCAAGGAAAAAACAATCAATGGAGAAATTCTGTCTGAAAACACCTCGGGAATACGCCTCCCTTTTTCTGAGGTGATTGCCGGACTCCAAAATGGGTTAGAAGGGATCAGAGTAGGAGAAAAAAGAGAAATATTTATCCATCCCGACCTTGCTTATGGAGAATTTCCAAAGCCTGAGCCTTATTCACTTATTGTTATTGAAGTGACTCTTATCTCCCTTTAA